The genomic DNA TAAAACACCGGTTTAGTTGTTGTATAATTTATGAGTATTTTATATTCAAGCTAAAAAATACCAAAGATAATTTTCAAAATTATTTAATAACATTTTAAAAAATTAAGGAGAATAAAACTATGCCTACAGTTGCTCAACTAGTTAAGCAAGGTCGTAAGGATAAAACATCAAAATCAAAAGCTCCTGCTTTATTAAAGATGTATAACTCTTTACAAAAAAAAGAAAAAATAATTCCTGCACCATTTAAACGTGGTGTATGTACCAGGGTTGCAACAATGACACCTAAAAAACCTAACTCAGCAATTCGTAAATATGCCCGTGTTAGATTATCAAATGGACAGGAAGTAACAGCTTACATTCCAGGTGAAGGTCACAATTTACAAGAACACTCAGTTGTTTTAATTCGTGGGGGGAAAGTTAAGGATTTACCAGGGATTAGATACACAATCGTGCGTGGAACACAAGATGCAGCAGGTGTTAATAACAGAAAACAAGCTCGTTCACTATATGGAACAAAAAGACCAAAAAGTAACTAATTCTTAAAAAAGTTAAAAAGAAAGGAAAAAATATTATGTCAAGAAAACATAAAGCACCAGTGAGAGATGTTTTAGCAGATCCAGTTTTTAACTCAAAAATTATTACCAAATTAATTAACACAATCATGTTAGATGGTAAAAAATCTGTTGCTGAAAGCATTTTGTATAACGCATTTGATATTGTGAAAGAAAAAACTAATAAAGACCCAATGGAAGTGTTTAATGCTGCGCTTGAAAATGTAAGTCCACAACTTGAAGTTCGTTCAAGAAGAGTTGGAGGTTCAAACTACCAAGTACCATGTGAAGTTAGTCCAAAAAGAAAACAAACACTAGCTTTAAGATGAATTATTCAATATGCAAGATTAAGAAATGATAAGACCATGGAAGAAAAATTAGCACACGAAATTATTGATGCTTCAAACAAAATGGGTGGAGCAATCAAAAAGCGTGAAGATACTCATAAAATGGCCGAATCAAATAAAGCTTTTGCTCATTTCAGATGATAAATTGTATAAACATTTTAAATTTAAAAATAGGAAAAAATAAACTATATGGCAAGAGAATATAAATTAGATGATTATCGAAACATCGGAATCATGGCGCATATTGATGCTGGCAAAACAACAACAACTGAAAGAGTTTTGTACCACACAGGTAAAATTCATAAAATTGGTGAAACACATGAAGGTGCTTCACAAATGGATTGAATGGTGCAAGAACAAGAACGTGGAATTACAATTACTTCAGCTGCAACAACAACATATTGAAAAAATAAAAGATTAAACATCATTGATACCCCAGGACACGTTGACTTTACAATTGAGGTTGAACGTTCATTGCGGGTATTAGATGGTGCTGTTGCTGTTCTTGATGCGCAATCAGGAGTTGAACCTCAAACTGAAACTGTTTGAAGACAAGCAACAAATTACAGTGTTCCAAGAATTGTTTATGTTAACAAAATGGACAAAATGGGTGCTAATTTCAAAGCATCTGTTGAATCACTAAAAAAATTATTAGGTGCAAATGCACATGCAATTCAACTAAATATTGGTGAAGAAGCACAATTCAATGGAATCATTGATTTAGTAACAATGAAAGCATATGAATTTGATGGCAACATCGAAGAAAATATGAAAGAAATTGAAATTCCATCATATTTAAAAGACGAAGCAACCTTAATGCGTGCTTCATTAGCAGAATCATTAGCTGATTTTGATGAAGAAATTATGGAGTTATTATTAACTGAACAAGAAATTTCAGTTGAGTTAATGAAAAAAGCAATCCGGAAAGCAACTTTAACAGCAACTTATTTCCCAGTTGTTTGTGGAACATCATTTAAAAATAAAGGTGTTAAATTAATGCTTGATGCCGTTGTGGATTATTTACCAAGTCCGCTTGATATTCCACCAATGAAAGCATACAAAAATGGGGAAGAAATCGCAATCCCTGCTTCTGATGATGAATTTTTCTCGGCTTTAGCATTTAAAGTTATGAATGACCCATTTGTTGGAAATCTAACATTCTTTAGAGTTTATAGTGGTGTGATTGGCAAAGGTTCATATGTTGCTAACTCAACAAAAGGCGAAAAAGAAAGACTAAGCCGGATCTTATTAATGCATGCGAATTCAAGAATTGATATTGAAGAAGTTAGAGCCGGTGATATTGGGGCTGCTGTTGGATTAAAATACACAACAACAGGGGATACTTTAATTGATGAAAAACATAAAGATATTGTTTTAGAAAACATGAATTTCCCTGAACCTGTTATTTCGCAAGCAATTGAACCAAAAACAAAAGATGCTTCTGAAAAACTTTCATTAGCATTGCAACGTTTAGGTGCTGAAGACCCAACATTTAAATACTACACTGATGAAGAAACGGGTCAAACAATTATTGCAGGGATGGGTGAGTTACATCTAGATATTATTATTGATCGTTTGAAACGTGAATTCAAAGTTGAAGTAAGTGTTGGTGCTCCTCAAGTTTCATACCGTGAAACCATTACAAAATCAGCTGAAGTTGAAGGAATTCATAAAAAACAATCTGGTGGTAAAGGTCAATATGGTCATGTTTGAATTAAATATGAACCAAACCCAGATGGCGGCTTTGAATTTGTCGATAAAATTGTTGGTGGTAAAATTCCAAAAGAATACATCAAATCAATTGAAAAAGGTTTGAGAGAAAAAATGGCAATTGGTATTTTAGCTGGATATCAAATGATTGATTTAAAAGCAACTTTGTTTGATGGATCATACCATGATGTCGATTCTTCAGAATTAGCTTACAAAATTGCTGCTTCAAAATCATTAACTAAAGGACGTGAACAATTGGGTACTGTTTTATTAGAACCAATTATGGATGTTGCCGTTGTTGTTCCTGAAGATTTCTTTGGGGATGTCATGGGGGATATCTCACGTCGTAGAGGTCAAGTGCGTGATAATGAAACAAGAAATGATGGTGCCCATGTGATTAAGGCATATGTTCCATTAAGTGAAATGTTTGGTTACGCAACACAACTAAGATCAATGACAACTGGTCGGGGAACTTACCAAATGTGATTTGATCACTATGAAAAATTACCACGTAATTTAGCGGATGAAATCATTAAAAAACGTGGTGGAAGAGTTTCTGTAGACGAAGATTAAAAAATTTTCTTATATTAATTTTTTAATCTTTATTTATTAAAATATCAATCTAGTTTAAGCCTTTTATATAATTAAGGCTTAACCTAAATGAAAAGTTCAAGTGCAACACTGTTGCATTTGCTTTTTTTATTATAAATTAAATGTTTCTATAACTTATTTTTTTGTTTAAAGTGAAAAAATATTTATTATTTTTTTGAATCTAAATTCAATTTAAAGAGTTTTATTATTAAAACTAAAATTTGGAATACTCAAAAAACTGACATTAGTCAGTTATTATTTTTTTTAGTTTGATTTTATCAATTTTAAATAAGTAAATTTTTATAATATAAAGTCATTACTATTTTCTTTTTTAAACAACTCCAAAGGTGTTAATCAGTTTAATATTTCTCTTGGCATATTGTTGATTTTGAAAACTATTTTTTCTAATTCTTCTTGGGTTATTTCATTAAAATCAAACCCCTTTTTAAATTCTCTTCTTAAAATCCCATTTCAATGTTCATTACTACCTCGTTGGAATGATGCATATGGTTCTGCACGATATATTTTTATGTCTAACCACTTAGCTAATAAACCAATTTTTTCAAATTCAATACCATTATCTATGGTTATGCTTTTGACAAATAAATTGTTATCTTGAATTAGATTTTTAAGACTTGAATTTATTACAAATCCAGATTTTGAACGAACTTTTATTGCGAATCCGATTCTTGTTTTTCTTTCTGTAAGTGTTAAAACATTGTAATATCCATTTGATTTTTTACCCAATACAAGATCAGCTTCTCAGTGTCCAAATTCTTTTCTTAAATCAATTTTTTTTGGTCTTGTTCATATTGGAAAAACGTAATCTGCTGAATTAACCAATCTTTTTATAACTGATGTAGTTCTTTTTCCGCCCTTTTTATATCATTTTCTTAATCTATCTTTTCTTTTGATAACTCAAAGATTTTTATTTATTCAGTTGTATATCGTTCTTAATGAAGGACAATTTATATTTGGATCCTTTTTTATCTCATGTAATGTAGCTTTCACACCATAGTATTTTTTGTCATATTTATTTTTGAATAATTCTGTAAATTTATCAAATTTATTCGGCAACAAAAATCTAAAATAATATTTATGTCTATGACGTTTTTTAGCCTTAATGTTTGCTACAATGGGGTCATAAGTTCCTAAGCTTGTGTTTCTTTTTATTTCTCGCATAATTGTTGAAGGACTTCTATCTAATTTTTTTGCAATTGAACGTATTGATTTATTACGATTAAGCTCAAATTTTATATAAGATCTTTCAACTTCATTTATATGTTTATATTTATTATTTTTGTTATAATTCATATTGAAAGTTCCTTTATCTCAGGCGGGACTTTTTTTCTTATTTTTAAAAATAAAAATTCAAGTGTCCACAACTATATTTTATATCTTTATTGTGTTGCACTTGAATTTATAATTAAGCTTAAGCCTTTTATATAATTAAGGCTTAAACTTTTTTATTCAAGTTTACAAATAAATAAAATTCTTTTTAAATTAAGAATGAAAAAAGCTGAAATTTATTTTTTTTAAAAAACAAAAAATTAAATTTTGCTAAAATTTTTTTATTTCAATTTTCTATTTATAAGTAAATAAGACATATTATTTCTTAGTGATTTGGGGTGAAAATATGAAAATTTTTAAAAATAAAAAAACTAAAATATTAACTTTGTCATTAGGTCTGAGTTTAATCTCTGCAGGAGCAATTGCAGGATTTTTATTTTCTTTTAATCATAAAAATAATTTAGGAATTAATTATCAAAATTTTGGTTCAAATACACCAGAAATTTTTAGTAATGGTGTAGCGGACATTAAAAATGCAACAATTTCACATACTGATCGAAATTTAGTTGAAGCAAAAGCTCCGGTTGTTATTGAAAAAGAAGAACCAAAAATTGTACCAACTGAAGTAGCTGAACCTGAGTCAGTTCCAGTCCCAAAACCTTCACAACCAATTATTAAACCCGACCCAATTCCAACACCTACATTACCAACACCTAAGCCAACACCCCAAAGAGATGATTCCAAAAAAATTAGCAAAAAAACTGTAACTATCCATGGGGTTACTGTTGAAGTTTATGCCGAAGAACCTAAAGCAAGAATTTTAGATCAACGTGATATTGATGCAGGAATTACAAATAAAAATCCATTCGTTAGTGATCTTGTAGGTCGAATTGTAAGTATTGAAGTAACTGACGAATTAAAAAGCGCTGTTGCTAAAAATTTAGTTAAGAATGAGCATCCAGGTTTAGAAAAATTTCAAGGTATGTTTTTAACTGACGATATTCCTCTTGAAATAGCTGATATTGAAAAAACAAATGGAGCTTTTAATCCAGACGATTATTTTAAACAAAATCTTCATTATTGACAGCGACTTATGGATAAATTCATTCATTTGTTAAAAAGTCCAAGAGTTAAAGAATTTCTTTTACCAAAAGCAGTTGCTGAATTAGAAAATGGTAAAAAATTTTTTAGTGAAAATACAAAATATGCTTGAATGATAAAAAATCTTGATTATTCAAAATTTACAACATTATCTTCAAATGCACAAAAATATTTAAAAGAAGGTTATACAGCAACAGCTGAGAATGCTTATATTAATGAAAATGGTGAACTTGATTCATATTCATATGAACCAGCTCCAGGTTATAATAAGGTAACAACCTTAAATGAAAAACTTAATCGTGAACGGAGAGTTTTTCATATGGAAGGGTATTTTGGAAGAAACCCTGGGCAAATTGCTGATGGCGAATATCCTGGATGAAGCAAAAGTGATATAACAACTAAATATGAAAATGATTATGACATTAATAAAAATGATGATATTAAAGTATTTGAATTAAGCAAAAAATCTAAAGATGGTAAAGAAGAAAAGGCAATTGCAATCGAAATTGATGCATCTAATGAATCAGGATATAAAAAAACACTAGATTTTATTAACAAATTGAAGGCTAATAACATTGAAATTACTTCATATCGAATTAAGAATATGGGTAAAAAAGATCCAAATCAAGCGTTTAAAGAAATTATGAAGGCACTTCCAAATAAACTACCACATCTTGAATTATTTTTTGATCAAAATGCAACAAATACAGCATCTTTAATTGAACTGGAAAATAAGGAAATTAAGGAGTTATCATTATTTACTTTGGGTAATATCCATTTACCACAATGATCAATTAATCCACTAGCATTAAAAGGTGTTAAATGAATAAATACACTTGATTATGCAAACAATTATGGGATGCATAATGCAGCTTCAAGAATTGTTTTTGACACAATTGCTTTTGAAGAAACAGATATTGATAAGGATAAAAATGATCTTGAAGGCAAATATAAACGAATTAATGATGGGCTAAGAATGGCCTATTATGTAAGAAATAATGAAAAAATCTTTCAGGGAAGTTTTGGTTCTGGAACAGATCCAGATCATGATGAGGGGGGGAATAGTTATCCAACAAGACTTGATTTTTCAAGAGCACCTTCAATCAAGAGTTTAAAAGGATTAGTTTTTAAGGATGTCATTAAAACATCAAACAAACCAAGAAAACTTAAAAATCTTAAACTATATAATAATAAAAGTTTCTTTGAAATTAGTGGAGATGACTTAGACAACGCACAATTTGATTCTGTCATGGCAGTTGGTGAACAAGGACCTCCACCAACAATAATAGAGTTTAGTAATGGTCAACAAACAAATTCAATTAGAATTAAAGGTAAAAATCAATTAAGTTCTTCAGCAATTGACAATCTTAGTGTATTATTTCAGTTATCAAGAATTCCAAAAAATATTCAAGTTGAAGAAGGTACTTATGATCTCAAAAAACAACTTGAGGGTCAAGGTTATACTGTAACTTTTTCTTCAGTTGATTCTGATGATTCATTTAACTAGAAAGTTATTTTGATTTAAGGGAATTTATAAAAATGAAAAAAAATATAAAATTTAAAAAAATGATATTTTTGTCATTTGGAAGTTTTTTGGCAATATCTCCTTTAATTATTTTGTCTTCATGCAAGAAAAATATTAAAGAAGATAATTTGAATTCTAATTTAAATAATCAAGATAATGAATCAAAAAAAGATAATAACAGTGATGGGAATAACT from Metamycoplasma alkalescens includes the following:
- the rpsL gene encoding 30S ribosomal protein S12; its protein translation is MPTVAQLVKQGRKDKTSKSKAPALLKMYNSLQKKEKIIPAPFKRGVCTRVATMTPKKPNSAIRKYARVRLSNGQEVTAYIPGEGHNLQEHSVVLIRGGKVKDLPGIRYTIVRGTQDAAGVNNRKQARSLYGTKRPKSN
- the rpsG gene encoding 30S ribosomal protein S7, with amino-acid sequence MSRKHKAPVRDVLADPVFNSKIITKLINTIMLDGKKSVAESILYNAFDIVKEKTNKDPMEVFNAALENVSPQLEVRSRRVGGSNYQVPCEVSPKRKQTLALRWIIQYARLRNDKTMEEKLAHEIIDASNKMGGAIKKREDTHKMAESNKAFAHFRW
- the fusA gene encoding elongation factor G, whose translation is MAREYKLDDYRNIGIMAHIDAGKTTTTERVLYHTGKIHKIGETHEGASQMDWMVQEQERGITITSAATTTYWKNKRLNIIDTPGHVDFTIEVERSLRVLDGAVAVLDAQSGVEPQTETVWRQATNYSVPRIVYVNKMDKMGANFKASVESLKKLLGANAHAIQLNIGEEAQFNGIIDLVTMKAYEFDGNIEENMKEIEIPSYLKDEATLMRASLAESLADFDEEIMELLLTEQEISVELMKKAIRKATLTATYFPVVCGTSFKNKGVKLMLDAVVDYLPSPLDIPPMKAYKNGEEIAIPASDDEFFSALAFKVMNDPFVGNLTFFRVYSGVIGKGSYVANSTKGEKERLSRILLMHANSRIDIEEVRAGDIGAAVGLKYTTTGDTLIDEKHKDIVLENMNFPEPVISQAIEPKTKDASEKLSLALQRLGAEDPTFKYYTDEETGQTIIAGMGELHLDIIIDRLKREFKVEVSVGAPQVSYRETITKSAEVEGIHKKQSGGKGQYGHVWIKYEPNPDGGFEFVDKIVGGKIPKEYIKSIEKGLREKMAIGILAGYQMIDLKATLFDGSYHDVDSSELAYKIAASKSLTKGREQLGTVLLEPIMDVAVVVPEDFFGDVMGDISRRRGQVRDNETRNDGAHVIKAYVPLSEMFGYATQLRSMTTGRGTYQMWFDHYEKLPRNLADEIIKKRGGRVSVDED
- a CDS encoding IS30 family transposase, producing the protein MNYNKNNKYKHINEVERSYIKFELNRNKSIRSIAKKLDRSPSTIMREIKRNTSLGTYDPIVANIKAKKRHRHKYYFRFLLPNKFDKFTELFKNKYDKKYYGVKATLHEIKKDPNINCPSLRTIYNWINKNLWVIKRKDRLRKWYKKGGKRTTSVIKRLVNSADYVFPIWTRPKKIDLRKEFGHWEADLVLGKKSNGYYNVLTLTERKTRIGFAIKVRSKSGFVINSSLKNLIQDNNLFVKSITIDNGIEFEKIGLLAKWLDIKIYRAEPYASFQRGSNEHWNGILRREFKKGFDFNEITQEELEKIVFKINNMPREILNWLTPLELFKKENSNDFIL
- a CDS encoding putative immunoglobulin-blocking virulence protein, which gives rise to MKIFKNKKTKILTLSLGLSLISAGAIAGFLFSFNHKNNLGINYQNFGSNTPEIFSNGVADIKNATISHTDRNLVEAKAPVVIEKEEPKIVPTEVAEPESVPVPKPSQPIIKPDPIPTPTLPTPKPTPQRDDSKKISKKTVTIHGVTVEVYAEEPKARILDQRDIDAGITNKNPFVSDLVGRIVSIEVTDELKSAVAKNLVKNEHPGLEKFQGMFLTDDIPLEIADIEKTNGAFNPDDYFKQNLHYWQRLMDKFIHLLKSPRVKEFLLPKAVAELENGKKFFSENTKYAWMIKNLDYSKFTTLSSNAQKYLKEGYTATAENAYINENGELDSYSYEPAPGYNKVTTLNEKLNRERRVFHMEGYFGRNPGQIADGEYPGWSKSDITTKYENDYDINKNDDIKVFELSKKSKDGKEEKAIAIEIDASNESGYKKTLDFINKLKANNIEITSYRIKNMGKKDPNQAFKEIMKALPNKLPHLELFFDQNATNTASLIELENKEIKELSLFTLGNIHLPQWSINPLALKGVKWINTLDYANNYGMHNAASRIVFDTIAFEETDIDKDKNDLEGKYKRINDGLRMAYYVRNNEKIFQGSFGSGTDPDHDEGGNSYPTRLDFSRAPSIKSLKGLVFKDVIKTSNKPRKLKNLKLYNNKSFFEISGDDLDNAQFDSVMAVGEQGPPPTIIEFSNGQQTNSIRIKGKNQLSSSAIDNLSVLFQLSRIPKNIQVEEGTYDLKKQLEGQGYTVTFSSVDSDDSFN